The following proteins come from a genomic window of Salvia hispanica cultivar TCC Black 2014 chromosome 4, UniMelb_Shisp_WGS_1.0, whole genome shotgun sequence:
- the LOC125223070 gene encoding protein FAR1-RELATED SEQUENCE 11, translated as MSEEAGQMMLVYDDPSDQRSLSLDEASSSEDSPDETRLSLETTNDAIPYIGQRFVTHDAAYEFYSEFAKRCGFSIRRHRTEGKDGVGKGLTRRYFVCHRAGNTPTKNSNDSKPQRNRKSSRCGCQAYMRISKSTELGVPEWRVTGFANHHNHELLEPNQVRFLPAYRTISESDKNRILMFAKTGISVQQMMRLLELEKCIEPGYLPFTEKDVRNLLQSFRKVDPEDESIDLLKMCRNIRDKDPNFKFEFTLDSSGRLENIAWSYASSIQSYEIFGDAVVFDTTHRLTAFDMPLGIWVGMNNYGMPCFFGCVLLREENLRSFSWALKAFLGFMNGKAPQTILTDQNMCLKEAIGMEMPTTKHALCIWLTVAKFPSWFNAVLGERYNDWKAEFYRLYNLETIEDFELGWRDMVNSFGLHTNRHIASLYALRHLWALPYLRSHFFAGLTTPGQSKSINAFIQRFLSAQTRLAQFVEQVAVAVDFKDQAGEQQTMQQNIQNISLKTGAPMESHAASVLTPFAFSKLQEQLVMAAHYASYQMEDCFLVRHHTKLEGGRKVYWVPREGIISCSCHQFEFSGILCRHALRVLSTGNCFQIPERYLPLRWRRSMPLNRHLHAPRNDHAERMQLLQSMVSSLVTESAKSKERLDLATEHVSVLLSRIREQPVTSLSMRELSSTNRTLA; from the exons ATGTCTGAAGAGGCTGGGCAGATGATGCTGGTTTATGACGATCCCTCAGATCAAAGGTCCTTATCACTTGATGAAGCAAGCAGCTCCGAGGATTCTCCAGATGAGACCAGACTGTCCTTGGAGACAACAAATGATGCAATTCCATATATTGGTCAAAGATTTGTAACTCATGATGCTGCTTATGAGTTCTATAGTGAATTTGCAAAGCGCTGTGGGTTTTCAATCAGGCGCCACCGAACAGAGGGCAAGGATGGTGTTGGGAAAGGTCTCACAAGGCGTTACTTTGTGTGCCATCGTGCAGGAAATACTCCcaccaaaaattcaaatgatagTAAACCACAAAGAAACAGAAAATCGTCTCGGTGTGGATGTCAAGCATACATGCGTATAAGCAAGTCAACTGAATTAGGAGTACCTGAATGGCGAGTCACTGGATTTGCAAATCACCACAACCATGAACTTCTTGAACCAAATCAAGTGCGTTTTCTTCCTGCATATCGCACAATTTCAGAATCTGACAAGAACCGAATTCTCATGTTTGCCAAGACTGGAATCTCAGTGCAACAAATGATGAGGCTGCTTGAACTTGAAAAATGCATTGAGCCTGGATATCTTCCATTTACTGAGAAAGATGTTCGGAATTTGCTACAGTCTTTCAGAAAAGTAGATCCTGAGGATGAGAGCATAGATTTACTTAAAATGTGCAGAAATATTAGGGATAAAGATCccaattttaagtttgagtttacaCTTGATTCTAGTGGGAGATTGGAGAATATAGCTTGGTCATATGCCTCATCTATCCAGTCATATGAAATTTTTGGTGATGCTGTGGTCTTTGATACAACACATCGATTAACTGCTTTTGACATGCCTCTTGGAATATGGGTAGGAATGAACAATTATGGTATGCCCTGCTTCTTTGGCTGCGTACTTCTTCGTGAGGAAAATTTGAGGTCATTCTCCTGGGCGTTGAAG GCTTTCTTAGGATTTATGAATGGGAAAGCTCCCCAAACAATATTGACCGACCAAAATATGTGCCTAAAAGAAGCAATAGGAATGGAGATGCCAACCACCAAACATGCACTTTGCATATGGCTTACTGTGGCGAAATTCCCTTCATGGTTCAATGCTGTTCTTGGAGAACGGTATAATGACTGGAAGGCTGAGTTCTATCGACTCTATAACCTGGAAACCATTGAAGATTTTGAACTGGGTTGGAGAGATATGGTGAATTCTTTTGGTCTGCACACAAACAGGCATATAGCTAGTTTGTATGCCTTGCGACATCTTTGGGCGCTTCCATACTTGAGAAGCCACTTTTTTGCAGGATTGACCACTCCCGGCCAgtcaaaatcaataaatgcTTTTATTCAACGGTTTTTAAGTGCCCAGACTCGACTTGCACAGTTCGTAGAACAA GTAGCTGTAGCTGTGGATTTCAAGGATCAAGCTGGAGAGCAACAGACGATGCAGCAAAATATCCAAAACATTAGCCTGAAAACAGGAGCTCCAATGGAATCACATGCTGCCTCAGTTCTCACACCTTTTGCTTTCTCAAAGCTCCAAGAACAACTTGTTATGGCTGCCCATTACGCGTCATACCAGATGGAAGACTGTTTCCTTGTCAGGCACCATACAAAGCTCGAAGGAGGTCGAAAAGTGTATTGGGTTCCACGGGAAGGGATCATCAGTTGCAGCTGCCACCAATTTGAGTTCTCTGGAATCCTCTGTAGGCATGCTCTCCGAGTTCTGTCAACTGGGAATTGCTTCCAAATTCCAGAAAGGTATCTGCCCCTACGCTGGCGGCGAAGCATGCCTCTCAACAGACATCTTCACGCTCCCCGGAACGATCATGCGGAGAGGATGCAGCTGTTGCAGAGCATGGTGTCAAGTCTTGTAACAGAATCCGCGAAATCAAAAGAACGGTTAGATTTGGCAACAGAGCATGTGTCTGTTCTTCTATCTCGGATTAGGGAACAACCTGTTACGAGTCTGAGTATGAGAGAACTCTCTTCCACAAATCGCACACTTGCTTAA